CCGCCTTGTCCAGGTCCACGATTCCCTTGGTAACCGCCACCGCCTTGTCCAGGTCCGCGATTCCCTTGGTAACCGCCACCGCCTTGTCCAGGTCCACGGTTCCCTTGGTAACCGCCACCGCCTTGTCCATCTTGCCTTTGTGGCCGTGGAGTGGTTGGTCGAGACACAATTGGGTTTCTATCTTCTTTTCTAAAATAACCTTGGTTTCCTCCTCCTTGGCCTTGGCCACCACCGGAACGGTAGTTAGGAGAAGAAGTGTCACCAGAAAGAATAGACTCGGGTTTTCTGTCCATCGGGGGTCTTTCTCGTTCTGGTTGTGGTTCCGGTTTTCTTTCTGGCCGGGACACAATGGGTGACGCTTGGGAAGGAGCTTGCGGACCGGAACCTAGTCCCTGTCTTTTGGCTTCCTCACGAATGAGTTCATTCAAATCCTTTTTTTTATCCGAAGCGGATGCAGAAGGTTTTACTTCAGGCGCTGCGCTTTGAGGACTCGCACTGGATTCTTTTTTCTCATCTGCAGGTGCCGCTTTTTTCTTGATGACAAGTTTTTTCTTTGTTTTGTCACCACTGGCTCCCTGCTGGAGGGTTTCTTTTATCGATTTTTGCTCTTCCATAGTATGCCTTAAAACTTAACCCTCTTCTACCCATTCGATAGATTCACGAAGCAAACGCAAAATTTGTTCTGCTGTTGTTTTCCCGATTCCGGAAATTTTCGAAAGTTCCTCTTGGCTGAACTCGAGAAGGGTTTCCACGTTTTTGATCCCGCCGGCTTCGAGAAGACCAACGATCCTTGGAGTGAGTCCAGGTACCTCGGATAACGGAGTGTATCCGGAATCCTCTTCTTCCTCTTCTGCACTTTCATTATATTGGTCTTCCGATTCTTCCATTGCCTCTTGTTGGGCATTAAAGAGTCGATCCAGTTTTTCACGAGCTTCCGGCGAAGCCAGTTCTTGGTTGTATTGGGATACAGTTTTGATATCGATTTTGAAACCGGAAAGTTGAGATACCAATTTTACGTTGGATCCGTTGATTCCGATGGCAAGAGAGAGAGATTCATCTGGAACGATGACAAGAGCATCTCCTCTTTTTCTATCCACATGCACTTCTACTGGTTTTGCCGGTGAAATTGCATTGGCAATGAATACACTTGGTTCATCTGAGTGAAGGACGATGTCGATTCTTTCGTTTCCAAGTTCGCGAACGATCGCTTGGATTCGAACCCCTTTCATTCCCACACAGGCACCCACAGGATCTACATCAGACTTACTAGTGGTGACTACCACCTTTGTTCTGTAAGATGGAATGCGGGCTACGTCTCTGATTTCCACAATGCCATCATACACTTCGGGAATTTCCATCTCGAAGAGTTTTTTAACAAAATCACCAGACGCACGAGAGAGCGTGATGACAGGCATTGGTTCGCGAGGCCTGAGTTCCACACGAGAAATGATGGCTTTGAGACGATCCCCTTGGCGGTATTTTTCACCAGGGTTTTGGTCCTTTTTCAGCATGATCCCTTCTACCTTACCGAGGTCGATGGACATGATGTCTTTTTTCCAACGTTGGAAATAACCGTGAGTGAGTTCGCCTTCTTTTGATTTATACTCTTGGTAGAGTAATTCTTTTTCCATATCGCGGAGACGTTGGAAAACCATTTGTTTGGCTTGGCTAGAAAGAACCCGAGATAGGTCTTGGGGTTTTTCAAACACACGTATTTGGGTTCCCACTTGTGCAGAAGGATCCAATTTGGTTGCCTCTTCCAGAGAAATCTCTAGAGGGTTTGTTGTTTTATCTTCTACCACGTCACGAAGGACAGAGATGATGATTTCGTTTTTGTTGTCGGAACCGAAGTCTACTTGGCAACGATCATCTGTTTCTGCTTCCAAACCAACCTTTTTGCGATAGGCGGCGAGAAGTGAGTCACGGATGACACCGAGTACGAGTTCTCTATCAAGAGATTTATCCTGACAGAATTGTTGGATGGCTTCGAATAGCCCAGTTTCTTTCGTTGCTTGTTTTGTCGCCATAGTCTTAAATTTCTAAATACAAATTTCCCTTTCGTATTTCTGCGATGGGCATAGATACCGATTTTTGGTTCTTTTTGTGTCGAGTTTTACGATCGTAAAGCGTAAGCTCAACTGAATCCCCCGAAACCGGTCCCAAACGATACAATCGTTTGTCCCATTTCCCTGCTTCCAGCGGCACTTCTAGTTTGACTAAAAGTCCTTGGAAACGACTTAAATCCTCCGGCAGACGCAAAACACGTTCTGCTCCTGCGGAGGAGACTTGGAGAGTGAAATCAAATTCCTCTCCCCATAAATCCAGCTCCTCTTTGAGTCTCCTAGACACAGTCTCACAGTCTTCCAAACTAGCGGAGCCAGTTTTGTCTGTGAGATGATCCAGTTCTATCTCAATGAGGGCGTGGTTTTTCCGATTCTGTACTTGGAGCGAAAAAAGCGCTAGAGGTGGAGCGAGAACACGTAAAATAAGTTCTCTGATGTTTTCCTCGGTATATACCAAACCATTTCCAAAAGATTCCAAAAGGAATCCGTATAAGAGACCCAGCTCATGCTAAAATTTAACATGTCTACTGTCAAGCTAGGAAAAGCGAGTTGTCCTGTAAATAAAAAATTAGGGAATGGATGTTGCACCATGCGAACCCTTTACCTTTTCCTCACCCTCATCTTTTCCGTATCCTGCCTTCGTTTTCGAGTGGAAAACTTAAAAGAAGAAATCCTTTTCCGGATCCCACTGGGACAAACAAATGAGAGTTTTGAGGGTGTTGTGGTGAACCAAGTACTCACCAACGTTCCATTGACCATCCCCAACTCCTCCAATATTAGCGCAATGGCGGATAATAAACAAGCCGTAATCAAACTTTTTGACAGAAATGGAAGGCTTGATGCCACACTCGGGAACCCTGATTTCAAATCAGTTTCCGGAATTCCGCATTACCCATTTCGATTTGGTGGGATTGGAATCGTGGCCATGAACGAAGATGGAGACCTGATTGTACAAAATAGAATTTCTTCCAAGGGAATGGAACTACCCCAAGGCCAAGAAAACCTATACAAAACGTACAGTGGTTCCTTTTCTACCCAAGGAACTACGGTTCTTCCTTCCTTTCTTGTACAAATTTCACAAAAAGGTGTCGTGAAATTTATGTTAGGGGCTTCTGGAAAAAACTCCGAACCATTTCGTTACATTGAATTCATTCTCCCCGGGGAAGGCGAAAAGTTATTTGTCTACCATCGCATTGCAGAAGAAATGCGACTTTCTTATTTTGAAGAAGGAGAACTCAAAGGGAACCTAAAAGAATCAGGCCTTGATGTATTTGCCAGTAATGATGCCAAAGAATATGACATCACCCTAGACAAACTCCTCCCACATCCAGAAGGTGAGTATGTTCTCGGATCGTTTAGTTATTATTCGAAAAAAGACAAACGGTTTAAGTTCCGAAGGATCTTTCGTTTTGTTTTTGATTCCAAAAGTTCGCAAATGTTAAAAGAAATCCAGGACCCTTCTGAAATTTTATTTTCCATTCGTAACAACGGGGAATTTTATATTTGGGAAACAGAAGACGGTGGGAATGCAGCAAGGCTCCAAGTCCATGACAAAGAGGGAAACCATATCAATAACAAAAGGATTCCTTTTTCCAGTCCCCGTGGCCAATGGCGAGAAACCTATACAGATGCTTTTGATAATATTTATTCGGTTCGCATTCGCGCAGGGGCCTTGGAAGTCTATCGTTGGATTTAAATGAAACAAAATCCTCTTTTTACCAATAAAGAATCCAAAGCACTAGATGCTCTCACGATAAAAGAACTTGGGTTTCGGGAAGAAACCCTAATGGGAATGGCCGCCCTTTCTGTATTTCATGCCAATGAAGATTTATGGAAAACCGCAGAATCCATTTGGATCCTTTCTGGAACGGGAGGAAACGGAGGGGATGGTTATGCCCTTGCTCATATTCTTCACCAAGAAGGATATAAGGTTCGTTCGTTTTCGACAGCACCAAACAAGTCAGAGGCGGGAAAGTTTTATGAATCCTTGGTTTCTAAAACTCTGGGTGCGATTGGAACGATTGATGATTTTTATGAGGAATGGGAAGAAGCAAAAGAAGACTCGGTTTTACTTGTAGATGCCCTTCTGGGAACCGGATTCCAAAACGAACTTTCGGAAGAACTCACAGAGCTGATAGAAACCATCAATGAATCCGATGTCTTTTTTTACCGGTTGTCACTGGACAGTCCCAGTGGTTGGAATCCGTATCTACTCGGCGATCCAGACTCCAAGGCCAATAGTTTTGTTTTTGCTGATTCCATTGAAGAACTCGGAACAAGGAAATGGGAAAACGTAGGGTTTATCTATGAAAAAGATTCCATCATTCCAAGATACTATGAATCGATCGGGTTTCCCATCCACACCCACCTAAGTGATATTACATTTTCAAAACGATATTATTTTGAAGCAGATCCCGAGTCTGCCATCCAAACCCTTAAAAGAAAAAATAAAGACCATAAATACAGTGCAGGTTCTGCTTTATTTTATGGAGGTTCTGATGGAATGGAAGGAGCCATCCTCCTTTCGGAACAGGCCTTCTCTAGACTTGGTGGAGGGATTAGTAAAATTTTCTCCCCATCTTTAAAAATCAGTTCCTTTGTTTTAAAAGAAGATCTTTCCAAAATGACCAAAACAAGTTCTCTCACAGAAACTTTCGAAGATCCGTTTTTAAAAAAAACAAAGACCGTCGTTGTGGGTCCAGGCCTTACCCAATACCCAAATGATCTAGGTGGATGGACTGTTCCGGAAAATTTACGTTTGATTTTAGATGCAGGTGCCATTCCAACAAAAGGAAGTCCCCTTCCAAAGGGAAACCAAATCCTACTCACTCCCCATGTCGGAGAACTGAATCGAATGACGGGAAAAACTCATAACTCTGTGCAGTCCGCCTACGATACATTAATCGAATACTGCTCACAAAACAATGTTTATGTGCTACTCAAATCCTTTGTGAGTTTACTCGTTTGTCCAGATGGTTCTTCTTATGTTTGGGAATCACCCAATCCCAAACTAGCGACTATGGGAACGGGAGATTTATTATCAGGAATTTTGGCACGTTACTTAAGTTTGGATTTAACAATCCCTGAATCTGTACAGTTGGCTTTATCATTACTCGACCACTCCAAACAATTGGAAGAACCCTATCCTTCTGCCCACCAAATCCTAAAGTCTCTTGTGGAGTTAGTGTGATGGGAAAAGGATACCACTCACGTTCACCAGAAGAATTTCGCGATTACCTAAAACAAATCGGTGATAAAAACAAAAAAACAAGATGGAGACAAATTGTTCTCCTCATCGATTTGGTTTTGGTTGTTCTCATTTTTTACATTGGGTTTCGAGCTTTGAATCCTGGGAGTTTCCAAAACAGAACCCAGTCCGACAAACAGATCGTAGACGGATACCCTACTTATTTAAGTTTATCCAGAGAGGAAGATGAAAAGTTCCAAGGTTATTTTTTATTTATAGAAAATAATACAAAAAACCAAATTCAAGTCCCAAACCCGAAGTGGAAGTCCGAGTTTCGAATCAAAACAAGACAAGGAGTTTTGTGTTTCCAGGAGGATATCCTTTGGGAAACCAGAGTCATTCCCCCGAATGCAAATGGATTTTTATACCATTCTGTTTCCAAAGAAAAATGGAAGTCCTTGGTCGCAGATTGCCGAAAAGAAATTTTTGATGAAGAAGCTTCTGTCTTTCGCTCCAAGTTTCGTTCTTTGGATTTAGGATTTTATTCTCAAGTGCTTGTCCATTCAGAAGACAGAACGTATACGTTTCAAATCAAACAAAGGCCATACAAGTAAGATGCGTTGGGCAAAGATTTGCCCAACTTTCATTTCGATTTCTACTAGCGAAGGTTACCGACCATTGGGCTGCAAGGAGCTCGATACAACGACTCCCCCGACCACGATCAAAACCGTGCCGATCAAAACTTTAACAAAGTTCAAATCTCTCCACTCTGAAAAAACAATAGCTCCCAGGATGACAGCAACGATGGCATTGGAATTTGTGAGAGGGGCTATAACTGATACCGGTAATTTTAAAACCGAAATACCATAACTCATACAATATATCGCAGTAGACCAGGAAAGTCCCATAAGAAAAGCAAAGAGTCCACCATTGAGAGTTACATCTTTCATTCCACTTTGGAAAGCAAAAACAACTCCATAACAGAAAATGGAAAACCCAACAAAGACCAAGTAGATTGGCAAACTAATTCCCGCACGTAGACTTAATTTCATGATGACAGTTTCCATTCCGAGAAGCAAAGCGGGAAAAACCCCGCCGATCAGTATTGTTCTAAGTTCCATATCTATTTTTAACCATTGTTATTGGTTCACCACTACCGCAGGGTATTCTTCCATATAACTTTCTCCGTTCACACCGTAGTAAACAACCTTACGACCTAGGAAATCAACATCGTATCCAATCACTCCTGCTTCCCAAGCTGCGTTCAGAAATTCAGGGAAACTGCTTCGGCCTTCCTGATCGGTGCGAAGTGCGGTGATGAGTGCGTCCCTATTGAAGGGAGGAATCTCATGAACCCCGTTTACAAGGGGAGTTCCTTGCTGTAAAACTGAGCCATCTTTCATATAGTATACTGATTGGCAGGAAGGCAGAGACCAACGGTTCGTCACCACTCCTGCATTTCGTAGGACCTCCGCAAGTACAGGGAATCCTCCTACTTTCGGGCGAATGGACATCGCAAATTTTTGCGCTTCGGTTAGTTTTGTTGTTAGGTTGGTCATTGTGTTCTCCTCATTCAATTGGGTTTAAGTTTAGTTTATGTGTTTCTGCTAGTTTCACGAGAATCTTCCGAAGTTCGTCTTTCTCCGATTTGGAAAGCAAAGAAAAAAATGCGAAATCGTTTTCATCTGCAATCAATGAAAGTTTCGGAACAAGTCGGAGCCCCTCTTTTGTGAGTTTGATTTCTTGGTAACGCCGGTCTTCACTTGCTTCTTGGCGACTCACTAGGCCTTTGTTTAGTAGCCTGTCTATGAGTTTGGATACAGCTCCGCGACTGAGTCCTGTGATTTCTGCCACAACACTAGGCGAAGTGTTAGTGTCATAAGAATACATTTCCCGAAGGATCACCCATTCGGCTACTGTCACATCCAAAGTCGCAAGTTTTCCCGCAAAAGAATGAGAAACAGCATTGGAAACAACCCGCAAATGGTATCCCAGATGGGATTTCAGATGGGATTTCAAGTGGCTTGGTTCTAAATTTTGTTTTTTACGCACAGGTTGACAATAGTTTCCTAGGAAACCATTGTCAAGGAAATTAATTTGCAAAATGATTACGGTCTAGAAAATTTTTATAATAAATTCAGAAGGCGAATCGAGAAGGAAGGGAATATTTTCAAAATTTATAAACCATCTCCATGCGAGAGGGATACGACGGGCTTGGTCTGACGCATGTCAGACGGGAGCGAACGCGCACCCCAGAGTAGCCCGGTCCCGAAAATTGATACAAATCGCTCGCCAAACAGTTATGATGTTTGTTTTGTGGTTCCAAGACAGACCAAGGTAAGCCGGAGAAAGATTTACGATTATGTTTATTTACGGCTATCGTATCGGAACAAAATCCGTCCATCCCAGATCCCTCTTCATTAAGACAGTTAACCACTGCAGAACATATTACTTTATGTGATTACATATATAAAAAATAAATTGGTGGTGATTCAAAGATAGACCAGTGCATCTTTTGCCATTCATTTCAATTCTTCTTGCAATCTAGCCACAGTGGTTTCTAAAATTGTGGTTCTGGCAAAGTATTTATCATTGGCTGGGATTAAAAACCAAGGTGATTTAGGAGCATCCGTTTTTTGAAACATTTGATTAGCGGCTTCTTCATAGAGGGGCCATTTGTCACGGTTACGCCAATCTTCGTCTGTAAGTTTCCAACGTTTGAGTGGATCATTTTTTCTGGTTTCAAATCGAAGTAATTGTTCTTCTGGATCAATGTGTAACCAAAATTTAATGACAATGGTTCCAAAACTCACCAGTTGTTCTTCAAAGAGTAAAATTTCTTCATAAGCACGAGACCACTCAGATTCCGTAGCAAATCCTTCCACTCGTTCGACAAGGACTCGACCATAATAAGAGCGATCAAAAATTCCAACATGGCCTTTTTTGGGAATTCGGTTCCAAAACCTCCAAAGATAATGGTGTTGGATCTCTTCTGCGTTAGGTGCTGAAATATTATGAACTTCAAATAAACGTGGATCTATTTCTTGTGTGAGCCTTCGAATGGAGCCACCCTTTCCTGCTGCATCCCAACCCTCAAAAACAAATAGAATGGGTCTGTCTTTTGCTTTAGAAAGAAAAGTGAGTTCCCGAATTTTTGTTTTCAAAATTTTCATCTTCACTTGGTATTCGTCAGGTGATAGAACTTGTTTCATATCTAATTGTTGTAAATGGAGGATACGATTTTGGATTGAATTTGATTTCATGGAATAAGCTCCATACCATGATTGATTGACTGTAAGGCACTTCTAGAATCAAATTGTAAGATTCTTTCCAAACGTTCCAAGATGGCCTCAAAAACAAGAAGTTTTGTATCGTCTTTTTTATCACAGGAAATGATTTGCCAAGGAGAATCAATGGTTCTGGAAGAACTCAAAATAGAATCAAAAATTTCAAAGTAACGATTGTAATGTTCTCCTTGGTCTTTGTCAAAACGAGACAATTCCCATTCTTTTTTTTTCTTTTTGGAATCCTCTAATCGTTTCTTTTGATCCTTTTTGGAAATATGCAAAAAGAATTTGTGAACAATGATTTTATCTTTCGAAAGGATTCTTTCCGTATTCAAAATGGATAACAGTCGATGATCGTATTCAGCTAGGTTTATTTTTTTTTCAGAGCGAAGGTATGCCAATCGACTGTAGTATGTATTGAGATAAAATAAAAACTCACCATACCGAGGCACCACTCGCCAAAAATTCCAAAGAAAAGGATATCCCCTGTCCTCGGACTGGTCTACATAAGGAGAGTATACCTTAAACTTTCTTGGATCCAGACGTATGGTCAAAGATTGCAAAATCGAACCTTTGCCTGTGGAAGCAAAACCTTCGATTAAAAAGATATGAGCAATTTTTTGTTTAGAACTCTCTCTTTGTAAAAGAAAAAATCGTTCTTGTAAATCGGTCAGGTCGCTAATCGAATATTTGGGAACTTGGTTGGTTGGATGTCTTTCTAAAACCACAACCAAGGATTGTAAGTAAGATTTGGAAAAAACCTATCCTTTTTTTGGAATGTCTCTTACATGGGCCGAGGAAAACCAGGGCCAGTGGCTCTTGCAATATGTTCGATTCCCTTCTCTTGGTTTTCATACCGAGGGATCAAATGAACGTGCAAGTGAGGAACTTTTTCCGCAATGGCTACAATGTACATTTTTTCTGGTTCTTGTTTTTTTAATATCTCTGTGGCTTTGTAAAGAGCCCTTCCATAATTTTCAAACTCCGCCAAAGACAATCCAAACCACGATTCTAGATGTTTGCGATGTTCCATGTACAAATACCCTTCTAGGTTTTGGTCAGCTTTTCTGAGGATCCAATCTTCATTTTGAAAAAGAATTTGGCTTTCATTTTTATGTGCTTCGCAGATGGGACAGTTCATCATTCTTCCCAAATTGGCCGATAGGTTAAGAGATGAGAATCCATTTTTTTATCTTCCTTGTCTTCATAACCATGTGTGTTGGACCCACTTTTGCTCAAACGAAGGGAGATTCACAAGAACCTTTGACAGATTTGATTTATTCTCTTTCTGAAGTTGTTTTCTCAAACCCATTTCGAAAAGAGGAAACAGAAATTCGAAAACGAATTTCGGAAGCCAATGCTTCTGAGGTGAGAGAGCTTCGCATCCAATTAAAAAACCTACTTCGTTCTGGATCTCTCACGAAAACCGATGCAAAAGAAAAAAACAAAAACTTAGAATCTTTTGTGACTTCCTTAGAAGGTCTTTCCAGCTTAGGAGGTTTTCTTTGGAAAGACGAAACAGGGACTGTATACCAATGGGGAGATTGGTCGGATTTTTATGAAGATGGATTCTCAAAAGACAAACTCCGACTGGAAGGCCAGATCCCTTCCTTTGTTTACGACCGTGGCTCTGTTTATTTTTTTGTCAAAAACCCTCCCGGCTCCCTTCCCGCCGAATTTGGATTTTTAGGTTGGGAATCACACTTCTATGCTTTTGGTGATGAAGGTTCCTTACGTTACACCAATGATTTCCATTTAGATCCGTCAGAAAGGCTTGGCGATTTTCGAAAGGCCTTCGATTCCATTCGAAAAAAATTCCCTGGTTCACAAATCATTACTGCCAATGACCTGACCATCTTTATCGTTCCCGGCGAACCAAAACCCATTTACTATGTATTTTTATTCCTAAGGTTGTTCCTAATTGGTTGGACCCTCCTCCTCGCAAGTTACATCATTCGGATGAGCCTTTCGCATCCAAAAAATCATTTGCCCGAACACAGGGCCCCCTTATCCTGACAATACATCCCGTCACCATGCCCTGGTAGTTCAACGGATAGAACATCGGTCTTCGGAACCGACAGTGGGGGTTCGATTCCCTCCTGGGGCACCAGTTTATCAATAACAACCAATTCCAACTAACAGAACAAAGCTGGGAATCGAACAGTTTTGTGAGCCAAATTGTTGCGACCCATAGAGAGCAATGATTTGGTTAAGCCGACCCGGACGGGAGGCGACGAACAAAACCGTGCCTCGGAGCGCAGGTGAGCCATGACGGCGAACCAGCAGAGAGGGCGATTCCCTCCTGGGGCACCAGTTTATCAATAACAACCAATTCCATCTAACAGAACAAAGCTGGGAATCGAACAGTTTTGTGAGCCAAATTGTTGCGACCCATAGGGAGCAATGATTTGGTTAAGCCGACCCGGACGGGAGGCGACGAACTAAACCGTGCCTCGGAGCGCAGGTGAGCCATGACGGCGAACCAGCAGAGAGGGCGATTCCCGAAAATGGGATATAGAATGAAACCTATCTTCCGTTTGGCGGTCGCTTCTCGTTTTGAATTTCGGGACCAGGCTACTTTGGGGTCCGCTTCGCTCCCGTCTGCCAAAGGCAGACCAAGCCCGACGTATCCTTCTCGCGGGGGAGACATTATTTTTATGATTCGATTGATGAAATGGAAAAAGATTATCAGGATTATCTCAAGTTTTATAACAACAAAAAATTCTCACTAGGAAGGAAACTGAATGGCAGAACTCCATATCCAGTTTTCCGAGATAGGTTCCGAGGATAAGAAAGGGAAGAAGTTTAATAATCTAAATTGTGTAATAGGCTTGTGTAAGATCCATAGAGTTAATTATTTCGAATTAGTTCAGTAAAAAAAAGGTTTTCATTAACTTTAATGCAATTTTATTTAAATTCCTTATTTGCTTATCGACTCTAACGTATTTATTTATTTCCGTTACGAGATTTAATCTGAAAATCTGCTTTTAATACATTTCTTTTTGCATCGAATCCTACTGAAGCGAATGGCAATAAACCGATAATAGGGTTAGTGGACAATATTCCGGACAAGCTAGATAAATAGACTAAAGCCACAATCCTCCCATTTCGAATTTGTTTTTCAGTTTTTTTTATTTTTAAAAACAAATCAAATTCATTTAAATTTAATTCAGGACATTCATAATATTCTTTATTTAAATCTGACTTTAATTCGCAATTTAGTATATTATATTCTAAATTCTTTTGATTTGAGCCAAAATGCATTGTTACTTCCGAATACTCACTAGTTCGAAATGGACGTATATGATATTCTCGAATAGTAATTTCACCACAATAAATACCCTTAACCAAAGATAAGAAATATGAAGCCTCATTAATATTAATTTTTTTTTCATTATATGCTGAAATTTTACATTCCTCAACACCGGCAACCTTTCTTTCCATGTTTAAGTATATTTGAAAATTGTGATCCGTAAACTCATGAAAGGTGATTTCTAAATTACCAATTTGATCTTCGGGTAAATTATGGTTTCGTTCATTAATTTCCTTCTTAAAGCATCCTGTTACTAACAATATTTCAATAAATAGCAATAGACTTATGAATTTAATTTCCATTAAAACTGCACCAAATCATCATCCCCAGGGCAACTTTGTCTTTCTGATAAACTAGTATAAATATCAGCAACTGCCAAAAGTATGCCAACTGGACCCAATACTTCTTTTAGTAACGTCCCATCTTTTAACCCAATACTCATTAATCCGCCACCACTTCCAACTACAGTGCTACCTCCAAAACCAACTTCTTTTCTGAAATCTTTTGCATCCTTTCTGTTTGTATTACAATTTCGTTTTGTTTGCACACTTTTACAAATTGGATTTGAAAAATGGCAAACACCAGAATTTGCAATCATATCTTTAATACCTAGAATAATATTTCTAGATGATAGATTTTTAGACAAGTATTCTCTCGTTTGTTCGGAACCAACATGTTTTCCTAATTCCTTATTTTCTAAGCGATCAACAATTTGCCGAATGCCAATTGCATTAATTTTTTTAGAAATACTCTGCATAGAAAATCTACCATTCACATTACTACCAAAATTTCTTCCCATGGCATGCCCAACAATCCGATTGAACATATGAATGATACCTGATAAACTAGGGAAATTTCCAGAACTGTCTACAAACGCAATCGGATTCCCTTCCACATACATCATCCGGTTCATCCCTTGCTCTTTATCTGGAAACACCATACCATCGTTACTCGCAAATCTTCCTAAACTAGCATCATAATATCTAGCTTTGTAATAATACAACCCACTTTCCTGGTCTTCTTCTTGTCCCGTATATTTGAATTTTGTAATATCAGGTCCATAGGAATCAGTTCTTAGAATTTCCCCATATGGTTTGTATGTGATATGACTTTTACCACCTCTTTCCCCTCCCGCAAGCACATTCCCATTTCCATCGGTAATCATGGTAATGCTACCCAAATGGTCTGGATGGAAGAAATACATTCCTGACACTCGTGCAGTGTCTATGTGTTTTTAGGGCGAGTCCCGAAAATGGGATATAGAATGAAACCTATCTTCCGTTTGGCGGTAGCTTCTCGTTTTGAATTTCGGGACCA
This genomic stretch from Leptospira meyeri harbors:
- the nusA gene encoding transcription termination factor NusA; the protein is MATKQATKETGLFEAIQQFCQDKSLDRELVLGVIRDSLLAAYRKKVGLEAETDDRCQVDFGSDNKNEIIISVLRDVVEDKTTNPLEISLEEATKLDPSAQVGTQIRVFEKPQDLSRVLSSQAKQMVFQRLRDMEKELLYQEYKSKEGELTHGYFQRWKKDIMSIDLGKVEGIMLKKDQNPGEKYRQGDRLKAIISRVELRPREPMPVITLSRASGDFVKKLFEMEIPEVYDGIVEIRDVARIPSYRTKVVVTTSKSDVDPVGACVGMKGVRIQAIVRELGNERIDIVLHSDEPSVFIANAISPAKPVEVHVDRKRGDALVIVPDESLSLAIGINGSNVKLVSQLSGFKIDIKTVSQYNQELASPEAREKLDRLFNAQQEAMEESEDQYNESAEEEEEDSGYTPLSEVPGLTPRIVGLLEAGGIKNVETLLEFSQEELSKISGIGKTTAEQILRLLRESIEWVEEG
- the rimP gene encoding ribosome maturation factor RimP; this encodes MESFGNGLVYTEENIRELILRVLAPPLALFSLQVQNRKNHALIEIELDHLTDKTGSASLEDCETVSRRLKEELDLWGEEFDFTLQVSSAGAERVLRLPEDLSRFQGLLVKLEVPLEAGKWDKRLYRLGPVSGDSVELTLYDRKTRHKKNQKSVSMPIAEIRKGNLYLEI
- a CDS encoding LIC_12708 family protein, with product MRTLYLFLTLIFSVSCLRFRVENLKEEILFRIPLGQTNESFEGVVVNQVLTNVPLTIPNSSNISAMADNKQAVIKLFDRNGRLDATLGNPDFKSVSGIPHYPFRFGGIGIVAMNEDGDLIVQNRISSKGMELPQGQENLYKTYSGSFSTQGTTVLPSFLVQISQKGVVKFMLGASGKNSEPFRYIEFILPGEGEKLFVYHRIAEEMRLSYFEEGELKGNLKESGLDVFASNDAKEYDITLDKLLPHPEGEYVLGSFSYYSKKDKRFKFRRIFRFVFDSKSSQMLKEIQDPSEILFSIRNNGEFYIWETEDGGNAARLQVHDKEGNHINNKRIPFSSPRGQWRETYTDAFDNIYSVRIRAGALEVYRWI
- a CDS encoding bifunctional ADP-dependent NAD(P)H-hydrate dehydratase/NAD(P)H-hydrate epimerase encodes the protein MKQNPLFTNKESKALDALTIKELGFREETLMGMAALSVFHANEDLWKTAESIWILSGTGGNGGDGYALAHILHQEGYKVRSFSTAPNKSEAGKFYESLVSKTLGAIGTIDDFYEEWEEAKEDSVLLVDALLGTGFQNELSEELTELIETINESDVFFYRLSLDSPSGWNPYLLGDPDSKANSFVFADSIEELGTRKWENVGFIYEKDSIIPRYYESIGFPIHTHLSDITFSKRYYFEADPESAIQTLKRKNKDHKYSAGSALFYGGSDGMEGAILLSEQAFSRLGGGISKIFSPSLKISSFVLKEDLSKMTKTSSLTETFEDPFLKKTKTVVVGPGLTQYPNDLGGWTVPENLRLILDAGAIPTKGSPLPKGNQILLTPHVGELNRMTGKTHNSVQSAYDTLIEYCSQNNVYVLLKSFVSLLVCPDGSSYVWESPNPKLATMGTGDLLSGILARYLSLDLTIPESVQLALSLLDHSKQLEEPYPSAHQILKSLVELV
- a CDS encoding DUF1398 domain-containing protein produces the protein MTNLTTKLTEAQKFAMSIRPKVGGFPVLAEVLRNAGVVTNRWSLPSCQSVYYMKDGSVLQQGTPLVNGVHEIPPFNRDALITALRTDQEGRSSFPEFLNAAWEAGVIGYDVDFLGRKVVYYGVNGESYMEEYPAVVVNQ
- a CDS encoding MarR family winged helix-turn-helix transcriptional regulator encodes the protein MRKKQNLEPSHLKSHLKSHLGYHLRVVSNAVSHSFAGKLATLDVTVAEWVILREMYSYDTNTSPSVVAEITGLSRGAVSKLIDRLLNKGLVSRQEASEDRRYQEIKLTKEGLRLVPKLSLIADENDFAFFSLLSKSEKDELRKILVKLAETHKLNLNPIE
- a CDS encoding UDP-galactose-lipid carrier transferase — its product is MKSNSIQNRILHLQQLDMKQVLSPDEYQVKMKILKTKIRELTFLSKAKDRPILFVFEGWDAAGKGGSIRRLTQEIDPRLFEVHNISAPNAEEIQHHYLWRFWNRIPKKGHVGIFDRSYYGRVLVERVEGFATESEWSRAYEEILLFEEQLVSFGTIVIKFWLHIDPEEQLLRFETRKNDPLKRWKLTDEDWRNRDKWPLYEEAANQMFQKTDAPKSPWFLIPANDKYFARTTILETTVARLQEELK
- a CDS encoding polyphosphate kinase; protein product: MVVVLERHPTNQVPKYSISDLTDLQERFFLLQRESSKQKIAHIFLIEGFASTGKGSILQSLTIRLDPRKFKVYSPYVDQSEDRGYPFLWNFWRVVPRYGEFLFYLNTYYSRLAYLRSEKKINLAEYDHRLLSILNTERILSKDKIIVHKFFLHISKKDQKKRLEDSKKKKKEWELSRFDKDQGEHYNRYFEIFDSILSSSRTIDSPWQIISCDKKDDTKLLVFEAILERLERILQFDSRSALQSINHGMELIP